In Bradyrhizobium symbiodeficiens, the genomic stretch ACGCCCGGCTATTTCGGCCAGCCGGAGCTGACGAAGAAGATGTTCGACGAGGAGGGCTTTTATTGCATCGGCGATGCCGGCATCTTCGTCGACGATGCCGATCCGGTGAAGGGCATCATCTTCGCCGGGCGCGTGGTCGAGGATTTCAAGCTCACCACCGGCACCTTCGTGCATGTCGGCTCGCTCCGCACCGATGCGATCGCAGCCGCGACGCCTGTCGTGCATGATGCGCTGGTCGCCGGGCAGGATCGTGCCTTCATCGGCCTGCTGGCCTGGCCGAATTTGCACGCCTGCCGCCAGCTCGTCGGCAACGCCGATCTCAGCTTCGAGGACGCGGTGAAGCATCCCGAGGTGATCGCCTGCTTCAGGCGAGGGCTGGAAGCGCACAATCGGGACTGCGAGGGCGCCAGCAGCCGCATCATCGGGCGCGCGATGCTGATGGCCGAGCCTCCGTCGATCGACGGCAACGAGCTGACAGACAAGGGCTACATCAACCAGCGCGCAGGCCTCGAACGCCGCGCTGTGCTGGTGGAGCGGCTCTATGCCGACAAGCCGGATCAGGATGTGATCGTGCTGCGATGAAGCAACGCTCTCTCAACCTCGTCATTCCGGGGCGCGACGAAGTCGCGAACCCGGAATCCATAACCACCAGTCGGGGTTATGGATTCCGGGCCTGGCCCTTCGGGCCATCCCGGAATGACGGTCTCAATAACGATGAATAAGAGGTAAGCCGCCATGAACTTCGACTTCTCTGACGACCAGAAGCAGCTTCGCGATCAGGCGCGCAAATTCCTCGCTGAAAAATGCTCCCCGAAGGCGGTACGCGTGGTGCTCGACGGCAAGGCGCCCTATGACAAGGAGCTGTGGAAGGGCCTCGCCGAGATGGGCTTTCTCGGAGTCGCGATCCCCGAAGAGTTTGGTGGTGCCGGCGCCGGCCATCTCGAACTCTGCGTCATCGCAGAAGAGATGGGCCGGGCCAATGCGCCGGTGCCGTTCTCCTCGACCGTGTACCTTGCCGCCGAGGCGCTGCTGATCGCGGGCAGCGACGCGCAGAAGAAGAAGTGGCTGCCGGCGATTGCCTCGGGCGAGGCGATCGGCACGCTGGCGCTGTTCGAGGGCAAGGGCAATCCGGCGCCGAAGAACGTCAAGCTCACGGCTGCGAACGGCGTCTTGAACGGGGTCAAGAAGCCGGTCCCGGATGGTGCGATTGCGGATTTCGCGGTGGTCGCAGCGCGGACGGGATCGAGCGGGCGCGATGGCGACATCTCGCTGTTCCTGGTCGATCTCAAGGGCGCCGGCGTCGAGGTGAAGAGCCTCACCAATCTCGATCCGACCCGTGGACAAGCCGAGATCACTTTTAGCGATTGCAAGGCCGAGCCGCTGGGGGCTGCCGGCGAAGGATGGAGCATCCTCACTCAGGTGCTCGATCGCGCCGCCGTACTCTGTGCGTTCGAGCAGGTCGGCGGCTCCGACCGCGCGCTGGAGATGGGCCGTGACTACGCGCTCGACCGAATCGCCTTCGGTCGCCAGATTGGCTCGTTCCAGGCGGTCAAGCACATGCTGGCCGACATGTATGTGTCGGCGACGCTGGCGCGCTCCAACAGCTATTTTGGCGCCTGGGCGCTCTCGACCAACGCAGCCGAATTGCCGGAAGCCGCAGCGGCCGCGCGCATCAGCGCGACGCAGGCGTTCCAGCACTGCGCCAAGAACAACATCCAGGTTCACGGCGGCATGGGCTTCACCTGGGAGTTCGACTGCCACATGTACTACCGCCGCGCCAACGCGATGGCGCTCGGGCTCGGCAGTCTCTCTTATTGGGAAGACCAGTTGATCGACCGCATGCGGAAGAAGAACGCGGCGTGATGCAGGTGCGTAGGGTGGGTTAGCCGAGCGGCTTGCGCGAAGCGCAAGTCGCTTGGCGTAACCCACCTCTTCTCCCGATGGAAACCAAAGAGGTGGATTACGCCTTCGGCTAATCCACCCTACGAAGACAGAGACGAGACCATGAACTTCGAAGACACGCCGCAGGAAGCCGAATTTCGCGCCACCGCCCGCGCCTGGATCGGTGCCAATGCGCCCAAGCAATACGAGGACGAGCTGCGCAAATCCTCGCTCGGCCGCACCGTGCTCAGGAATGCCGACATTCTCGACGTGGCGAAAGCCTGGCAGAAAAAGAAGGCCGACGCCGGCTGGGCCTGCCTGCATTGGCCCAAGGAATATGGCGGCCGCGGGTCGTCGCCGATCGAGCGCGTGATCTGGCAGCAGGAGGAGGGGCCGTTCGGCCTGTTGTCCCGCATGTTCATCATCGGCCACGGCATGTGCGGACCGACCATGATGGCGTTCGCGCGCGAGGAGCATAAGCGCACCTACCTCCCGCCGCTCGCCTCCGGCGAAAAAGTCTGGTGCCAGCTGTTCTCCGAGCCGGCCGGCGGCTCCGACGTCGCGGGGCTTCGCACGCGCGCGGAGAAGGACGGCGACGACTGGGTCATCAACGGCCAGAAGATCTGGACCTCGGGCGCGCATTATTCCGACTACGGCATTTTGCTGACCCGCACCGATCCGACCGTGCCCAAGCACAAGGGCCTCACCATGTTCTTCCTGGACATGAAGAGCCCCGGCGTCGAGGTAAGGCCGATCAAGCAGGCGAGCGGGGCCTCGGACTTCAACGAGGTCTATTTCACCAATGTCAGGATTCCCGATCACCAGCGCCTCGGCGAGGTCGGCGATGGCTGGAACGTCTCGCTGACCACGCTGATGAACGAGCGCAGCGCGATCGGCGCAGCCGTTTCGACAGGCTTCCCCGAGCTGTTCGAATATTGCTCAAGCCTGATGCTCGACGACGGCCCGGCGATCGAGGATCGCGCGGTGCGCTCGAAGCTGGCGAACTGGGCGGTGAAGGCGAGCGGGCTGAAATACACCAGCATGCGCGCGATCTCGGCGCTGTCGAAGGGCGAGCGGCCGGGCCCGGAGAATTCCATCGGCAAGCTGGTGGCGGGCTCGATGATCCAGGACGTCGCGACCTACGCGCTGGATTTGCAGGGCGCGAGCGGTGTCGTCAGCGGCGAGGACGCCGAGCTTGCCGGCCGTTTCCAGGCGATGCTGCTGCGTGCGCCCGGCACGCGCGTCGAAGGCGGCACCGACGAGATCATGCGCAACATCATCGCCGAGCGGGTACTGGGCCTGCCGGGTGACATCAGGGTCGACAAGGACGTGCCGTTCAACAAGATCCCGACCAAGGGAAGAGGGTAGAGGTTCGCCATGAATTTCGACGACACCCCGCCGGAAGCCGCATTCCGCGCCACCGCGCGCAAATGGATCGATGCCAATGCGCCGAAGGAATTGCATGCCGAGCTGTCGAAATCCTCGCTCGGCCGTATCCGGCTTGCGAGCCACGACATCGTCGATGTCGGCAAGGTCTGGCAGAAGAAGAAGTTCGAGGGCAATTGGGCCTGTCTGCACTGGCCGAAGGAATATGGCGGCCGTGGCGCGACGCCGATCGAGAAGGTGATCTGGCAGCAGGAAGAGGGCGTCTACGGCAAGCTGACGCAGCCGTTCCAGATCGGCGAGGGCATGTGCGGCCCGACCGTGATGGCCTTCGGCAGCGAGGATGCCAAGCGCCGCTATTTGCCGAAGCTCGCTTCGGGCGAGGAGATCTGGTGTCAGCTGTTCTCCGAGCCGTCCGCCGGCTCCGACGTCGCAGGCCTGCGCACCCGCGCGGAAAAGAAGGGCGACAACTGGGTCGTCAACGGCCAGAAGATCTGGACCTCGGGCGCCCATTATTCCGATTACGGCCTTCTGATCGCGCGCACCGATCCGAACGTGCCCAAGCACAAGGGCCTCACCATGTTCTTCCTGGACATGAAGAGCCCCGGCGTCGAGGTCCGGCCGATCAGGCAGGCCAATGGCATGCAGGAGTTCAATGAGGTCTATTTCACCGATGTCGTGATCCCCGACAGCCAGCGGCTGGGCGCCGTCGGCGAGGGCTGGAGCGTGTCGTTGACCACGCTGATGAACGAACGCATGTCGATCGGCTCGCGCCTTGCCACCGGCGTGCCTGAGATGTTCGAGTTCTGCTCCAATCTGATGCTGGAGGACGGTCTCGCCATCGACGATCCTGCGGTGCGTTCGAAACTCGCGAGCTGGGCGGCGAAGTCGAACGGGCTGAAATTCACCAGCTATCGCACCATCTCGGCGCTGTCGAAGGGCGAGCGGCCGGGGCCGGAGAATTCGATCGGCAAGCTGGTGTCGGGCATGATGCTGCAGGACATCGCGACCTACGCCATGGACCTGCAAGGTGCGGCCGGTGTTCTCACCGGCAACGACGAGGAGACGGTGCAGGGCCAGTTCCAGCAGATGCTGCTGTCGTCGCCCTCGATGCGCATCGCCGGCGGCACCGACGAGATCCTGCGCAACATCATCGCCGAGCGGGTGCTGGGCCTGCCCGGCGACATCCGAGTCGACAAAGACGTGCCTTATAACAAGATCCCGACCAAGGGACGGTGATCTTACGTCTCGCGGTATCTCGTAGGGTGGGCAAAGCGAAGCGTGCGCACCATATCCAGATGCTCCGGGGCAATTCTGTCGGTGGGCACGGCGCCATGCGCCTTTGCCCATCCTACGAGAAGAGCGCGAGCTGATCCATGGACGCACAAGTGAAGCAAAACGACCGCATCGGCGTGCTCGAAGAGCTGCTCAACGAGCGCTACTCCGTCCGCGCCTTCCTGCCCAAAGAGGTCGACCGCGCGACTATCGAGCATGTGCTGACGACCGCACAGCGCACGGCGTCCTGGTGCAACAGCCAGCCCTGGCAGGTGATCATCGCCAGTGGCGAGGCCAAGGAGCGCTTTCGCCAGGCGATCTACAAGGAGGCCTCGGGCGGTCTCGGTGACGATTACGACTTCACCCCGCCGCGCGAATATGTCGGCGTCTATCTCGATCGCCGCCGCGAAAGCGGTTTTCAGCTCTACAACACGCTCGGCATCGCCCGTGGCGACAGAAGCGCCTACGCCAGGCAGGCGCTCGAGAACTACAATTTCTTCGGCGCGCCGCATGTCGCCGTCATTCACACCAACGAGCCGCTCGGCATCTACGGTGCGATCGATTGCGGCGCCTATGTCTCCAATTTCATGCTGGCTGCGCAGGCGCTCGGACTCGGCACGATTCCGCAGGCGGCGCTTGCGCGGCATTCCGGCCTGATCCGCCGCCACTTCAATCTGCCTGACGATCGCCGCATCGTCTGCGGCATCTCGTTCGGCTACGCTGACAACGCGCACAAGGTCAACAGCTACCGCACCTCGCGTGCGAGCGTGGCTGAAACGGCAACTTTCGCCGACGAGTGATCGATATGCGCAAAGGCGGCCGCGAGAACGGCCGCCTCTACATCGGTTTCGGATCGATTGACGCCGGCCGCTATCCGCCGCTGCCACCGATTACGGCGCGAATGGTCTCGTCGGGCCCGAAGTCCTCGGCGCCGTCGACATAGAGCAGCGCGGCGAGCTTCGAGCGCGCGCGGTTGACGCGGCTCTTGATCGTGCCGACCGCACAGCCGCAGATCGAGGCCGCGTCTTCGTAGGAGAAGCCGGAGGCGCCGACCAGGATCAGCGCTTCACGCTGGTCCTGCGGAAGTTTTTCGAGCGCCGTGCGGAATTCCTCGAATTCGAGATGCGCGTTCTGCGACGGCTGTGTCTTCAGCGTTTTGGCGTAGTTGCCTTCGGCATCCTCGACCTCGCGCCGCCGCTTGCGATAGTCGGAGCGGAACAGGTTGCGCAGGATCGTGAACAGCCACGCCGGCAGATTGGAGCCGGGCTGGAACGAGTCGATGTTGGCGAGGGCGCGGAGCAGCGTCTCCTGGACCAAATCATCGGCGCGGTCCGCATTGCCGCTGAGCGAAATGGCGAACGCGCGCAAGCTCGGCACGGCCGCCAGGATGTCGTTACGCAGGGAGTCCGTGAGAGGCATTAATCCCTCCCATTGTTGTCGTTGGATCCGCCCTCTTCGCCCAATTGGGGTGCGGCCCCCGGCGCATCAAGCTTCTTGATCAGTTCGGCGAACCGATCCGGAACCCCCTGTCGCACGACATCGTCGTACATGGCGCGCAACTGATGCCCTATCCGGGATTGTATCTCCGGAGTGAGGCCTCCCTTGCCGGGGGTCGTGCTTCTGCTGGCTTGAGACTTGAGATCTTTCATGACCTGTTCCACGTTTCCCCGAGTTAAGTGACTGTAAAATCGAGAAGTTTTCTCAACCGGGAGCCGTTCCCTGGATAGGCACAATTCCAGGTTCGATAAATAGTTCCCGCTCAGGCGGAACTTTTCTTGGCCTGAGGCGTAAACAGCCCAGCAGGGGAACCCGGGCCCCCCTCCGATTGCCTGGACGTCAAGGTAGGTCCGAAGATGAATGGAGTGGGGATGTCCCGTTCACAGCTTGTTGCTGAACACTTGCCGTTGTTGCGCCGGTACGCACGCGCCCTGACGGGCAGCCAGGCCTCCGGTGACGCTTATGTCGCAGCCATGTTGGAAGCCATGCTGGGGGATCCGGCGGTGCTCGACGAGAGCCACGGGCCGCGCGTCGGCCTGTTCCGGTTGTTCACTCAGATCTGGAATTCGGTCTCCGTCAACGACGATTCCGAGGTGGCGACCTTGCCGATGCCGCCGGAGCGGCGGCTGTCGAACATCACGCCGCTGCCGCGGCAGGCGTTCCTGCTGCTCTCGCTGGAGGGATTTTCGGAAGAGGAAGTCGGCTACATCCTTGGTACCGACGTCGCCGAAACCCGGCGGCTTGCGGATGCCGCGGGACGCGAGATGGCCGCCGAGATCGCCACCGACGTGCTGATCATCGAGGACGAGACCTTCATCGCCATGGACCTCGAGAGCCTGGTGAAAAATCTCGGCCACAATGTCGTCGGCGTCGCCCGCACGCATGCTGATGCGGTGGCACTGGCCAAGAACAAGCGGCCCGGCCTCATCCTCGCCGACATCCAGCTCGCCGACGGCTCGTCGGGCCTGGACGCGGTCAACGAGCTGCTCCGCACCTTCGAGGTGCCTGTGGTGTTCATCACGGCGTACCCGGAGCGCTTCCTCACCGGCGAGCGCCCCGAGCCGGCGTTCCTGATCTCGAAGCCGTTCCAGCCCGCGATGGTGTCGGCGGTGGCGAGCCAGGCACTGTTCTTCCAGCGCAACTCGCGCAACCGCGCGCCGAAGGCGCCGGCGGCTTAACAGCGCCGGCCATTTGGCGAAACGATCCGATCCGGCGTGCCGCAAGGCACGCCGGATTTTTCGTGACCGCCTGTCGTGCTTGACGCGTGCCGGCTCCGCCGCTCATACCTCCTGCAGGGATCCCAGCCGGAGATGAGATGTGCCCATGGACCAGCAGTTGCTCGACCGCCTCGCCATCCGCGACCTCGTCGAGAACTGGGCGGTCTGGCGCGATGCCGGTGATTGGGAGCGCTTCGCCACGGTCTGGCACGACGAGGGCTGGATGTCCGCCACCTGGTTTCAGGGGCCCGCGCGGGATTTCATGCGCGTCAGCCAGGAGGGGTTTGCCAGGGGCGTTCGCATCCTGCATTTCCTCGGCGGCACCAGCATCGATCTCGCAGGCGCGCGCGCCATCGCCCAGACCAAGATGACGATCTCGCAGCGCGCCCCGGTGCACGACGTGGTCTGCGATGTCGTCTGTACCGGCCGCTTCTACGATTTCCTGGAAAAGCGACAGGGGCGCTGGGGCATCGTCCGCCGCCAGCCGATCTACGAGAAGGACCGGATCGACCCGGTCGATCCCGCAGCAGAGCTCCGCCTCGACCAGAAAGCGCTCGCCGCGCTCCCTGAAGGCTATCGCCACCTCGCCTACATGCAGGAGCTGATCGGCTACAAGGTCAAGCGCGACATGCCGGGCCTGATTGGCCCCGAGGTCGAGAAGCTCTACGGCGAAGGGCGGGAATGGCTGGCGGGGAAGTGAACCCCAGACAAGAGTAAGGCGCGACTGGCATCACCACAGTCGCGCCCTACGTCGCCGGCTTATGGGGCAGGGGGGAATAGCCGGCTGTTGAGACGACTCCCGCCTGCGCGAGACGTTCCACGCCGTGCGAAATATTTTGCGCACGCTGCAGCGGATATCGGACACGGTTAAGTGATCGTAACCGCTGAGAACCCCGGGTCCTTTCCCGGCGTTGTTCCCCCGATCGCCATGGGGCGAGGGATCGACAGCCATGTCACAGATTTATAAAACATTTTTCGGTGCCGCCGCGATTACATTCGCGCTCGGCGCTGCGCAGC encodes the following:
- a CDS encoding acyl-CoA dehydrogenase, producing MNFDDTPPEAAFRATARKWIDANAPKELHAELSKSSLGRIRLASHDIVDVGKVWQKKKFEGNWACLHWPKEYGGRGATPIEKVIWQQEEGVYGKLTQPFQIGEGMCGPTVMAFGSEDAKRRYLPKLASGEEIWCQLFSEPSAGSDVAGLRTRAEKKGDNWVVNGQKIWTSGAHYSDYGLLIARTDPNVPKHKGLTMFFLDMKSPGVEVRPIRQANGMQEFNEVYFTDVVIPDSQRLGAVGEGWSVSLTTLMNERMSIGSRLATGVPEMFEFCSNLMLEDGLAIDDPAVRSKLASWAAKSNGLKFTSYRTISALSKGERPGPENSIGKLVSGMMLQDIATYAMDLQGAAGVLTGNDEETVQGQFQQMLLSSPSMRIAGGTDEILRNIIAERVLGLPGDIRVDKDVPYNKIPTKGR
- a CDS encoding nuclear transport factor 2 family protein, with protein sequence MDQQLLDRLAIRDLVENWAVWRDAGDWERFATVWHDEGWMSATWFQGPARDFMRVSQEGFARGVRILHFLGGTSIDLAGARAIAQTKMTISQRAPVHDVVCDVVCTGRFYDFLEKRQGRWGIVRRQPIYEKDRIDPVDPAAELRLDQKALAALPEGYRHLAYMQELIGYKVKRDMPGLIGPEVEKLYGEGREWLAGK
- a CDS encoding acyl-CoA dehydrogenase family protein — translated: MNFDFSDDQKQLRDQARKFLAEKCSPKAVRVVLDGKAPYDKELWKGLAEMGFLGVAIPEEFGGAGAGHLELCVIAEEMGRANAPVPFSSTVYLAAEALLIAGSDAQKKKWLPAIASGEAIGTLALFEGKGNPAPKNVKLTAANGVLNGVKKPVPDGAIADFAVVAARTGSSGRDGDISLFLVDLKGAGVEVKSLTNLDPTRGQAEITFSDCKAEPLGAAGEGWSILTQVLDRAAVLCAFEQVGGSDRALEMGRDYALDRIAFGRQIGSFQAVKHMLADMYVSATLARSNSYFGAWALSTNAAELPEAAAAARISATQAFQHCAKNNIQVHGGMGFTWEFDCHMYYRRANAMALGLGSLSYWEDQLIDRMRKKNAA
- a CDS encoding NepR family anti-sigma factor, which gives rise to MKDLKSQASRSTTPGKGGLTPEIQSRIGHQLRAMYDDVVRQGVPDRFAELIKKLDAPGAAPQLGEEGGSNDNNGRD
- a CDS encoding response regulator codes for the protein MSRSQLVAEHLPLLRRYARALTGSQASGDAYVAAMLEAMLGDPAVLDESHGPRVGLFRLFTQIWNSVSVNDDSEVATLPMPPERRLSNITPLPRQAFLLLSLEGFSEEEVGYILGTDVAETRRLADAAGREMAAEIATDVLIIEDETFIAMDLESLVKNLGHNVVGVARTHADAVALAKNKRPGLILADIQLADGSSGLDAVNELLRTFEVPVVFITAYPERFLTGERPEPAFLISKPFQPAMVSAVASQALFFQRNSRNRAPKAPAA
- a CDS encoding acyl-CoA dehydrogenase; the protein is MNFEDTPQEAEFRATARAWIGANAPKQYEDELRKSSLGRTVLRNADILDVAKAWQKKKADAGWACLHWPKEYGGRGSSPIERVIWQQEEGPFGLLSRMFIIGHGMCGPTMMAFAREEHKRTYLPPLASGEKVWCQLFSEPAGGSDVAGLRTRAEKDGDDWVINGQKIWTSGAHYSDYGILLTRTDPTVPKHKGLTMFFLDMKSPGVEVRPIKQASGASDFNEVYFTNVRIPDHQRLGEVGDGWNVSLTTLMNERSAIGAAVSTGFPELFEYCSSLMLDDGPAIEDRAVRSKLANWAVKASGLKYTSMRAISALSKGERPGPENSIGKLVAGSMIQDVATYALDLQGASGVVSGEDAELAGRFQAMLLRAPGTRVEGGTDEIMRNIIAERVLGLPGDIRVDKDVPFNKIPTKGRG
- a CDS encoding nitroreductase, whose product is MDAQVKQNDRIGVLEELLNERYSVRAFLPKEVDRATIEHVLTTAQRTASWCNSQPWQVIIASGEAKERFRQAIYKEASGGLGDDYDFTPPREYVGVYLDRRRESGFQLYNTLGIARGDRSAYARQALENYNFFGAPHVAVIHTNEPLGIYGAIDCGAYVSNFMLAAQALGLGTIPQAALARHSGLIRRHFNLPDDRRIVCGISFGYADNAHKVNSYRTSRASVAETATFADE
- a CDS encoding sigma-70 family RNA polymerase sigma factor, giving the protein MPLTDSLRNDILAAVPSLRAFAISLSGNADRADDLVQETLLRALANIDSFQPGSNLPAWLFTILRNLFRSDYRKRRREVEDAEGNYAKTLKTQPSQNAHLEFEEFRTALEKLPQDQREALILVGASGFSYEDAASICGCAVGTIKSRVNRARSKLAALLYVDGAEDFGPDETIRAVIGGSGG